The genomic segment ttggagcaatgtaacttaggcaccggtgcaggcaaattgtgggccactgttaagtctctctcgaaccccggtagacgggacgacaggacctcagtcacttttggcgagttaaccgtgactgatccgaagagatgcgccaggttgttcaaccgtcaatttattgtgcatcccgaaagagacagggcaaggaggagagccattcgccgtattcgtggtctccgagccgatgaacagccatcacaatttaccgtgggcgaagttacgaatgtcatccgtggtgccaaaccttccaaggcgttgggccccgacggaatctctacattgatgctgaagaatctggatttacctggagttgagtaccttaccactgtccttaatctgtcattgaacactcttatagttcccgatgtctggaaaatgggcagagtgatcccgctactgaagcctggtaaagacccgagtttgggagagtcgtacagaccgatctcccttctctcaccagtggctaagacgcttgaggcattactcctcccgagcctcgtaggagaatttccattcgccgagcatcaacacggattccggagactgcacagcacaacaacagctttgcatgccatcaccacacacatttgccgtggcttcaatcaacccaggccatgtgataggacggtcctcgtggcactggacctatcgaaggcattcgacacggtcagccatgccaaattatttgaggacatcgccaacacgtccctccagccaggcctgaaacgttgggtcgcgaattatctgtgtggccgccagtcatttgtggaatttagggataagaagtcaaaacaccgtagagtgaaacagggagttcccacctcctccagacggcatagagatcgtatcatatgcggacgactatacgatcatggcatcaggccccccacccattgatgacatctgcgataggttgaacgtctacctcaacgaccttgcctcatatttcgctgcaagaaatctgaagatatccgccaccaaatcttcagccacactgttcactacaaatacgcgtgaggtgaattctgagctgactgtgatggtagatggagaaatgattccgaccatcaagtgtcccaaaatacttggcgtcacatttgacagctcctacactttctccccacatgccacagcaatctgcaataaagttaaaagtagaaacaaggtcctcaagtcactcgctggcagcacttggggtgcagacaaagaaaccttgttgaccacgtacaaagcaattggccggtctgtggtaagttatgcagcgccagtgtggtcacgtcaactttgtgacacgcagtggaataatattcagatctgtcagaatgccgccctccgaactgcgacgggctgtctccttagttctcatgtggaccacctccatcaggagacaaagatcctaccagtgcgaagacataactacatgctgtctaagcaataccttttgggctgttatcgcagaaatcatccaaatcattatcatgtggatagatacccaccgcccagaagccttaaggttgatctacacgatctagagcgtgaggtccagcgctacaagagagaacctctagatcaggcggcatatcaagcgggtctgaacaacattcatgcagacacggtagcagacgcgttaattggctaccgggtgaatgtagtccttggagaacgaccgccacccattgcacccgaagaaatcgacctcccccggcaaaccagagtggttctggctcaattacgttccggcagatgcagccgcctcaattcccacagagctaggattgatgccgacgtgtatgtcccgattgtaaccagggaccgcacgatacacgtcacctgtttaactgcccggccagacccactcgactcagacccagatccctgtggacgcaccccatcttagtcgcggagttcctgggccttgacactcaacagaatcaagcagacgaaagatagtacacaatgaactgctacaacaacaacaacaacgtgatcgtgcgtgaccgagattaaattaaaattctgaTTGCGTGAGTTAGTGATATCATGCTAACGACTCATAAGAAATTTAACGAATCACGGCTAAAaaaatatgtgtgcataaagCGAATATTTGTTTCCATGCTTCCTAAATTTCAGTTTGTTGTGCGCGCTTAATAccaaaaaataacctcgaaaaagaaaatataagttaggaatttcgtcctacttgcaaaatccttgATTGTTTTCCATGGCACGCCCTATGTTGTTCTATGGCTAACTGATATTATGAGAACTGAAGGGGATTTAAAGCCATTTAAATCGATACCATTGGATGGTTAACAAAAACAGGAAAGATCAAAAATTCGGTAGAAAGAAAGCTATTTCGGACTTGTTGTTAGAAATTCAGAAGAATTCGAAATGCCTAAAAAATGTATTCCGTTCGGCAATGGAATCGGTGGTTTTGCCTTTTCCACCTTGTACGTCTAAACCGGTTAAGTGAAacgctaaaaaaaaacatcaatttggtttcacttATGCGTAATTTCCAGTTTAGCGTaattcggataagtgaaattagTTTCTTGTTAAGCCATATAAGCATTAGTTCAAGAGAATTTTCACGTCAATGTATTAATTATGTTAAGTTAATAGATTGTTCTCTAAagcaaatttaatttcattgaataaCACTAAAAATTAATGGTTCTTTCCATTAAGTATCACTTGAGCAGAATTTTTATTAAAGCGTGTTATATTTAGTTATGCGGTCCCGgcgcgggataactatgagcaccacataggctggaacttagagctccgatctgtgtggacAATCACTCACGctcacaaaatatttaaatgtcttaagacttgttgttgtagccacatatttgtCTGTGTAGGTAGCGATCcacgtcaagctcctataggtgaacCAATTCGTTCCGTTACATAGAACCATTCACCATTGTGGCCACtgcttatttaaaggcgccataaATTCGCCTTCCtttatcgagtatcataggcattcAGTGTTGAATTGAAGCAAGCAACGGTGCTGTGTGGTCCCTCGTCACaattgggacatacatcctgctcGTTGGcaccaatccttgctctgtaggattttttttatttgccagcagaagaaagCGGTAGAGTGTGTGGGAGCAAGCAGAATTTTGAgtgtttggtaattgagagcttgcaaatttctactggatttttttcccagcagaaatttgcagcatcgaaccgTTGGTTTATTAAAATTAGCtgtttaattgaaataaaagaCAAAGAGAGTAAAGGCTGTTCATACTcttcagcaaactttttactGGCAAAGTACGCAAACAGACCTATTGTAAGGATATAGCCAGGATTAAGAAATTGTTTGGCgagtttatttaaattatatgggTATCGCTTGCATGTAAGGTGAGATCCTAAAAACCTATTTTACTTGAGTTAATCATTTGAGcgtaaaatttgttgaaattttacgtGCCATTTAAACTATGTATTAAAATGAAAGTCCACTCACCCACAATCCAGATACTGTCCACGATTTTGCCTTGTCTATTTTGTAATTACCGGAATATAACGGCAATCGTTTCCATGAGGTCGAAAAACAAGGGGTTGGGCATTTTCTTGGGATTTTAGATATTAACCGTCCAAGATGCAAATTAGCAACGAAATCACTACATCACAATTTGAGCTGAACGTCCAAAATCTTGCTTTACTCCAAATATGAAACTCTTTTGGGCAAACTTTGAGGTTGATGGGgtcgtcgtcgttgttgttgcagttgtcTTGTAGGGCATTTTTAGGCCGACTTATTTTCATGTTGTAACTCAACTTTTTCGGTTTGTTTTAACTTAGTTATGATAGAGTTACCAAATAAGTACccgtattaataaaaaaaaatggggaATTATATGTATACTGCATTGCCGGTATATAACTCATTTTGCAATCTACTCAAAGAAAAGTATAATTTTAAAGACAAGAAATGTaatgttgaaaaattaaaagtcaCCTACCACgttttacaatattttctaacaataatttgttttgattattgaaatacctttaattttattttattgaacttCCTTATCGACTCCCAAGTTTCTGACATGATTGTCACTGGCGAATGACAGTCGCAATTGTCACTTTAGCTGTCTTTCTGTGtttagcaaaataaaaaaactattaTATTCACGTTTCCAAAGCTAGCAAATTAAACGTGATATATTTGCTGAAAAAATGGTCAGTTGGAGTTGTTTTGTACGTCCAGCGGCTCAACTAGCCAAATATCGTACAATTCTGCAAACACCGGCGGTGCAGAATGGTAAGCTGTACAGATTCTCTACAATTTAATTTGAAACTTAATTATGGAGACACATTACGCAACTATGaaagaaaaatatgtaaaaacatatccaaataaaagaataacaattaaattttctgtGCTTTAGCTGTCCAAATGCAGATGCGACAAATGAGTGGCGGGCATCATCACATGATTGTGCAGCCTTCTCGTTTCCAATGGAATAAGTTTAAGGATTTGTTACACTTCTATGTTATGTTGGGTGTTATACCAATAACCGCCATTGTTATGTACTGCAATATTTTCATTGGTCCCGCTCAATTGCAAGAGATACCTGAGGGCTATGAGCCAAAATATTGGGAATACCATAAGGTAGGAActaaaaagatttttaattgtgGCTATCTCCTTATTATATATTGAAGGAATTCgagtttttacaccctccaccataggataagggataacacctcgaaatattttaaATCGTATATTTATCGAAAGCATActaaattttgaacgaagttacccactcaaaattttgcacaaatacttcttgataAAGGTCGGTTAAAGTTGTAACTGGGaaaaatcggtctgtatttaTAATTAAATCTCGTAAAAACCAATGTAGCGATTTGAATCGAATTATTCaattcgattgaaattttgcaggtagtttTTTGGTAATGGCTGCCAACATCAatgccaattatggtccaattcgTCCTACAACCTTATATTGTCCCCAAATAATATAAACCACCTTTATtgcatataaaaatttgttcatggtgtaggatatataagatatggCCCGACCTTTACTTAACGGGCTCttacattttttatttgaataaaacttgAATTTACAGAAATACCATACATTAAaggtttaaatatttttctgtaCCTACAGCACCCTATATCCAGGTTTATTGCTCGTTACATATTGACCAACCCTCAACAGGAATATGAAAAATCTATGCATCATCTTTATGAGGAAGATGAAAAGGCTAAAATCAGGCAAGTGTAACAAATAAGTGTTTACACAATCATCACTaacaaaatatcttttatttctaGAAAATTGGAGGAGCAAATTCGTGCTAAAATGTCCGAACGTAGTGACTACAAAGCCTACTATTATAGGCCAGTCGTTGCTAAATATCATAGGATTTCAAAGGAATCTGCAGATGCTTTGGAAGAAATTCGTGGCGACAATTAAATATAGCAATTTCCTTTTGCATAATTATTTGTCATATTATGATTTCAATTAGTTTAAATTAAAGTGCGATACAAACGTTTCACtgacattaaaaatattttcttaaattataGTGTATTGTATTGCTCAAGTATCatttgtacaacacactgctccaAAAATACCAACAACATGTACAGCAAGCCTACTGTCTTTTAAGAGATTGCCGATTTTGGTACTCAGTTATATATCTCAGCGACATTAAAGCCTCTAGTGGGAATTGAAACCACAACCAAGCACGGATTACGGAGCACCAACCCGAAAACTAGGGAGCTcataaataaatgcaaattttttataaagaggCCATGATATTGACTTAATTTTGAAAGTAGAACCCAAAACCCAACAGTTGGTTAAAGCAACAATGTACATCTTActataattggctatgacagaacatttgtctaaGCCGAACTCAGAATAGATTTTCCAGCGTCCCGTTCTTCTACTTtccttattcaaaatcggacacCCAGGTTTTAAATTTCTTTCTCCACATGATGTTTCCAATGTAGCTCCAAAAGTAAAATTGTCCTAAACATAACCGAACCATGTAAACATTTATGAACACAGATTTTCCAACGGCATATTACCACTCGTTATTATGACAAAGCTCCATCTGTTGATTAATGTTATGTTGCTGAAGAGATACTTTGTTGTGTATGCCACATATTTACATATGAAGGTAGCGATTCTCTTCAAGCTCTTTTAGGTCAAGAAGAACGTAATAACCATTAAAGGCGCCCACCATTCGACTTTTCACTGAGATCCTCCACTCGATgccactgattgtccgcgaatgCAGTTGTAGTTacaccgtatggagcattccactatccgcggACTTGCCCGATAGCTCTCAGCTGataataacgatgaacaccacaaaaATTTGGGCTCAGAGTTTCAGCCACCATTGTGCTTCAGCCCGTGCCGGggatgttttcttttatttcataaTTTAGAGGTCTTAAGCGATTCAAAACATTTAAACAGAAGGGGGTACAATTCAATAAAACTTGTTTCCTCCTAATAGTACTAAAGGCTGTCTCTTATGTTAATTTTCgacactttttattttttttttcgcaacttactttaattggctataatagaacatttgttccactagccgcacgtagaatatcgttccaagcgccttgatcttccaATTTCCATCcaccatcgtgtttgccttcaaaatacttctttgcctgaagcttcttcatccattctgacatgaACTAGACAACGCAGTCGTtgcattttgatacgtgtaactatgctattgtcatcataaagctcgtggttcatacgacgcctatattctccattaacgcaaacttcATAACGTTTTAAGAAGCTTTATATCAATGAACCGATCCGGCCCATACTTTCTTCTTTGCACTAGGAAAACGGACAATATGACATAAAATCAAAAACTTTAGGGTCTTTATTACGGAAAAAATTAAGTTCTAAATAAATGccttatataaataaatattaatatatGTATACAAATATGACTTTCTTCGTCTGCTCGTTTAACCAAGGAGTAGACGCACCCTTACCCAACCCCTTTTACAAAATGAATCATTGCTGCTTTATCCCCATGCTtgatttttgcaataatatAGAACCAGCTTTCCATTGGTTCCATGGCAATCGtaaagatttttaattatttgatCGGGTGCAGGAGCAAATGTTTGATTTACGTACAGAAACTGCAAACAATTTTAACATAAATTCTATTCAATTCATTAATCATACAGATGGCTTACTTCAGATGACTTACGATTTGTTCAGATGGATCCAATTTCAAGTACTTGTGTATAAACTTGCATATCCAACTGACTGTCTTAAATGGGTCTACCGTCCAAGTGCGTTTCTTTATAATGGGCACATTTCCAGTGGCATTAAGCAAAATAcatactaaaaacaaaaatataaattaagttACATATACATTTGCTcaacttgctaaaaaaaaaagcgCATACTTTTGTTGTCCTTTTCGGCGGCTGCAGTTGTTGAAGTTTCGGTCTCGTTGTCGCCCATTATTTTTTCTTCTGCCAACTATGTCTAGAGCTAGAAATTTAtatattgaagaaaaatattttcctttcattacctcagctgatttttgtttagaAGAAAGTCGGTAACATGGTTGGCAGTCATATTGccatattattttaataaatatacgCAGTTCGGGATTTGGAGCCATATGAGATGAAACTAATCTTGCATAAATAgttccaagatatattcatttacaggtagtggcagttgcccaacaactaaatattgagtgcactatatGTCAAAACcggtgattagtgcaactctgattttgcgTATGTTACTTCTtcacgccatttttcgttgcttgtgtgtgctatggttcttaactataatacacacacaaccaaaactcgttaacagatagtgtactcagatagtgtactcagctggtaattatgtcatggttcaATCCTAGTTTAAAACTTTGAGTGTCATTAAATTAGGTAAAAGTATTTCACTCGGAGACTTTTCGTCTATGGCAATGGATAAAATAAGAGGGAGTGAAACGAATGTAAGAGAGAGGTAGTGTGTACTTTGACACAAGGACAAAGCGCATACGCATGGGCCGGCACAGGATAACTATAAGCACCACACAATCTGGaattttgagctccaatctgtgtggtgttcattgttattaggggaagcttagctgcgagctacaggGCGCTTCCACATGTTGTGAATAGTAGAATGCTCCAtttggagtagctgcaattgcaatcgcggacaatcagcggtatcgatcgGAGAGTCTTAGTTAGGGGCCTGGTGGCACCGGCCCTCATTTATACTTATTGCCTatgattttttagtatttagagcgcacaaaaagccaattactggcttaggtgtatgtccatattggcatggggcggattaacatccgcaccctttttcaacctaacctatcccatggcagccggttgtacgcaccggattgacccgatggaatcttcatcggcaagggctgccgcctcagtgtacgtgttcgtcttttttcgtcatgggagaggcacatcccggagtgccttctccgtacgcttctggtccgtgccgggattgaaaagaaccccggaccctggttctgttccgtttgccagaaccgccttcatcatcggtcagtgtcggtgaggtgtaaccggtgcttggagtgggtacatttccgttcttgctctggcctaacttcgctacgggagtatagtcatactgtctatgtcgctaggtgctgtgcgaacatagccagcagtgggtcacaagcgtcgccgtcgtcgccttcggcgtcctcgtcgtcggactatgtgacccccccgacctctcccgtacggcaatttatgcaacgacagcaccctagccctactattgccaggccagtgccgggaagtgtatcgttcttgcagttaaactgcaacggactgcgtggcaagattgatgagattgtagattttatgagtcggaagagtatatcggtcgcagcgatccaggagacaaagctgactaacacctgcagcttgcacagttgtcacggctacaatgtgctacgtaaggatcgctcaaggaatggaggtgggggattggccttcgttatacaccattccgtgcagtatagacctatctcgcctgcgcttgacgctagtgacccatacatggaatgtatgagGGTAGCAGTCAGgcctggtactgccgagatagagatatacaacgtgtatataccgccggttggtagctgtgtcccgattaatggccagggctacaaccccgacataagtgggttgctatctggccatggtcgtctggttctgggggattttgatgcacatcactcgtcatggcattctcccctaggtaacgaccagcgtggcatagctttggcagagcagatagatagctccacgttttgcacggtgaatgaggatgcccccagtaggattacgaggaggtgcagcagctcgccagacatctcaattgcatcccctgatctcctgagtgacgtatcctggcaagcagtcatctctttggggtcagaccacctccccataatcctcaccatcgaccgaccacccgacttcataacctctgagcgccggacgttcatcattAGAAGAAGGctaattggactggcttcagagagtataccaa from the Stomoxys calcitrans chromosome 1, idStoCalc2.1, whole genome shotgun sequence genome contains:
- the LOC106086415 gene encoding NADH dehydrogenase [ubiquinone] 1 beta subcomplex subunit 5, mitochondrial; this translates as MVSWSCFVRPAAQLAKYRTILQTPAVQNAVQMQMRQMSGGHHHMIVQPSRFQWNKFKDLLHFYVMLGVIPITAIVMYCNIFIGPAQLQEIPEGYEPKYWEYHKHPISRFIARYILTNPQQEYEKSMHHLYEEDEKAKIRKLEEQIRAKMSERSDYKAYYYRPVVAKYHRISKESADALEEIRGDN
- the LOC106086419 gene encoding autophagy protein 12-like produces the protein MGDNETETSTTAAAEKDNKICILLNATGNVPIIKKRTWTVDPFKTVSWICKFIHKYLKLDPSEQIFLYVNQTFAPAPDQIIKNLYDCHGTNGKLVLYYCKNQAWG